The nucleotide sequence TCTTGCACGACCTGAAGCCATAAAAGGGAATTTACCTGCTTTGTATTTGATTCCTTTTTCCTTCAACTGCTCTTCTGTATAACCTACCGCAGCCACTTCTGGCCAAGTATATACCACTCCTGGAATCAGGTTATAGTTAATATGAGGTTTTTGTCCTGCCAGTTGCTCAACCACCAATACACCTTCTTCTTCAGCCTTATGAGCTAACATGGCACCCTTCACCACATCCCCAATAGCATATATATTATCCACATTAGTTTTAAGGTGCTCGTCTACTTCTACCTGGCCTCTCTCATTGATCTTCACACCTGCAGCTTCGGCATTCAGTCCGTCTGTGTATGGCCTTCTACCAATGGACACCAATACATAGTCTCCTTTTACCTCTACCGTCTCGCCTTTCTTGTCTTCAGCCTTTACTGTAACTTCCTTACCGGAATTTTTAACCTCAGTAACTTTGTGCTTCAAGTAGAATTCAAAACCTATTTTCTTTAAAGATTTCTGAAGTTCTTTACCCATGGTTTTGTCCATAGAAGGAATAAGGGAATCCATATATTCTACCACAGACACCTTAGCTCCCATACGGGCATATACTGAACCTAATTCCATCCCGATTACCCCACCACCGATTACGATGAGGTGTTTAGGGATTTCCTTCATTTTCAATGCCTCAGTGGAAGTAATGATTCTCTTCTTATCAATCTCAATAAATGGTAAAGAGGCCGGCTTAGACCCAGTGGCTATGATGATATTCTTACCAGTAATCTCCTCAGACTTCCCATCATCTTTGGTCACCTTGATGGTATTCTTGTCCACGAAAGACCCCACACCTTGATGAACATCAATTTTATTTTTCTTCATCAAGTACTGGATACCATCTACATTTTGCTTGACCACATCATCCTTTCTGGCGATCATTTGTCCCAAATTGACCTTGAGGTCTTTCAGGTCAATACCATGGGTCTTGAAAGTATGCGCGGCATTATGATAATGCTCACTGGAATCCAACAATGCCTTGGAAGGAATACAACCCACATTCAAGCAGGTACCTCCCAAAGTAGGATATTTTTCAATTATAGCTGTTTTCATGCCGAGTTGCGCTCCTCTGATAGCAGCCACATATCCTCCAGGCCCTGATCCAATAACGATTAAGTCGTATTTCATGATTGGTTGTTTTGAAAATAGTACAAAGTATGGTGTACAATGTACCAAGTATATTTAATTATCTTTTTAAACTTTGTTTTAGCCCATAGATCATGTTATGTATAGCTTCCAAATCTTCGGATATCTTCATAAACCTTCGATCATCAATATATTGGAGTCTGCTGGAAATTATTAACTGTGTATCCAATTCAAAAGCAGATCCCAAAGAATATCCTAAGAATTGATCAAACTCTCCCTTTGTATTTCTTCCAGCCCCTTCAGCTATGTTAGAAGCTATGGAAACGGCAGCCTTATTAATTTGACTTATCAAACCATATTTTTCCTGCGTTGGGAGGTTTTCGGTAACACTATAAATGTCAACAGCTAAATCAATGGATTTTTTCCAAACTTGAAGTTTCTTATACCTGTGCATAATAAAAGTAAGTTAAATTAAAAATAGGTTAATGAGGTAAGCATAAAAACAATCTACCTACCTCATCAATTTAACGAATCTTTTACCTACAATCTAGAAATAAAACATTGATTGATAAAGCACTTCGTCTTTGTACTAAATACTTCGTACTTTATACTTTTTCATCCACTATACTCCAAGTAATAATCTCGCTGGATCTTCAAGGAGTTGTTTCACTCTTACCAAGAAGCTAACTGATTCACGACCGTCGATGATTCTGTGGTCATAAGAAAGTGCTATATACATCATTGGAAGGATTTTCACCTCGCCGTTTACCGCCATTGGTCTTTCTACAATATTGTGCATCCCCAAAATAGCAGATTGAGGCTGGTTAATAATCGGTGTCGACATCATAGAACCAAAGATACCACCATTGGTAATGGTGAAGGTACCTCCTGTCATCTCCTCAATGGTCAATTTACCATCTCTGGCTTTGGTTGCCAATCTCACTACCTCTTTCTCTATTTGGTCAAAAGAAAGTTGCTCAGCATTTCTGATCACTGGAACAACCAAACCTTTTGGCGCAGAAACTGCAATGGACACATCACAGAAATCGTTATAAAGAATTTCATTTCCATCGATTTGTGCATTCACCGCTGGCCATTCCTGTAATGCCACACAAACCGCTTTGGTAAAGAAGGACATAAACCCAAGGTTCACATTGTGCTTCTCCTTGAACATTTCCTTATACTGCTTTCTCAAATCCATGATAGGCTTCATGTTCACCTCATTGAAGGTGGTCAACATGGCTGTTTCATTTTTGGCAGCAACCAATCGCTTAGAAATGGTCTTTCTCAGGGAAGTCATTTTCTCCCTTCTCACATTTCTTTCGCCTGCTACTTTTGGTGTTTCAGGAGCAGCTTCTTTTGCTTCAGCTTTTGGCTTTTGAGGAGCAGCTGGTTTTGGAGCAGACTTTTGTGCTTTCTCAGCATCCTCTTTGGTCACCCTGCCATCTTTACCTGTACCTTTCACATCTTTAGGGTCGATGCCTTTTTCAGCAAGAATCTTTGCTGCAGCAGGAGATGCGTGCCCAGTGGCATAAGTCGCATCACCCGAAGAAGCTGGAGCTTCGCTTGAAGAAGCAGATGCTTCTGATGGAGCTTCACCTTCTACTACTTCGATCTTACAGATCAATCCACCGATTTCCAAAGTATCGCCTTCTGCAGCAACATGCCTTAGGATTCCTTGGGCTTCAGCCGGCAATTCAAAAGTAGCCTTATCTGAGTCTACCTCCGCAATGATTTCGTCCAATTCCACAAAATCTCCATCTTCTTTTAACCAAGATGCCAAAGTAACCTCTGTGATGGATTCACCTACAGTAGGAACAACCATTTCTTTTATTTCACCTGTCTTTCCTGAAGCACTGCCGCTTGCACTAGTAGCCGCAGGACTTTCCTTTGCAGGGCTTTCCGCAGAAGCCGGAGCTGCATCTCCTGCAGAGGCATTTGTATCTATTTCGCAAATCACTTCGCCAATCTCCAAGGTATCACCTTCTTCTGCCTTGGTGGTCAAAACACCTGCTTGCTCAGCAGTTAATTCAAAAGTGGCTTTATCAGATTCCAATTCGCAGATTACCTCATCCATCTCCACATACTCTCCGCTATTTTTGAACCACTGACCGATGGTTACTTCGGTAATTGACTCCCCAACTGCAGGGACTTTGATTTCTAAACTCATGGCTTTTTTATTTACCCCCCAAACCCCTTTCGGTTCAAGGTTAATTTTTGATAATTAAATTAAGCCCTAAGCATTCCAAAAGCTCTCACTTTTGCAGCCAGGGAGATTTATTTTATTCTTAATGCTTTATTAACAATCGTATTTTGTTCCTCCACATGGACTTTGTGGTATCCCGTTGCCGGTGAAGCACTGGCTTTTCTGGCGATCACATCCATTGGAAAATCCCTGAACAAGGCCCGCATCATATAGGTCCAATACCCCATATTTTCAGGCTCTTCCTGTACCCAAACGACTTCCTTCTGCTTACTGAATGACTTCACAGCATCAAGAATCTGATTTTTAGGTAGTGGATGCAATTGTTCCACCCTTACGATGGCCACATCTTTTACTTTTTCCTTTTCTCTGGCATCGATAAGATCATAATAGATTTTACCAGAACACAATACCACCCTAGTAACATCTTTGGCATTTACCGTGGTATCTGTCAGCACCTCTCTGAAACCGCCATTGACAAACTCCTCCACTGGAGAAACTACCTTTGGATTTCTCAACAGTGATTTAGGCGACATCACCACGCATGGCTTTCTGAATTCCCAAGCCAATTGCCTTCTGAGCAAGTGGAAGAAATTCGAAGGCTCCGTAATATTGGCCACTACCATATTGTACTCTGCAGAAAGCTGCAAAAATCTCTCTGGACGTGCATTGGAGTGTTCAGGCCCCTGTCCTTCATAACCATGAGGTAGTAGCATCACAATGCCGTTCATTTTTTGCCATTTGGATTCACCAGAACTGATAAACTGGTCAATCATAGTTTGTGCACCATTGGCAAAGTCACCGAATTGAGCTTCCCAAATGGTGAGGGAATCGGGATTAGCCATGGCATAGCCATACTCAAATCCAAGTACCGCATATTCGGACAATAGTGAATTGTATATATGGAATTGCCCTTTATTTTCCTTCATTTCTTTCAAAGAATTAAAAGATTTATTTGTCGTAGCATCATGCAATACCGCATGTCTGTGGGAGAAGGTCCCCCTTCTACAATCCTGGCCTGTCAACCTTACCGTTTTACCTTCCAACAACAAAGATCCATAAGCCAACAATTCCGCTGCTGCCCAGTTTAGGCTTTTGGAATTGAAGAACATATCTTTTCTCTGTTTCATCTGGGCTTCTATCTGCTTGATGGGCTTGAAACCCTTTGGCAGCGTAGTCAATGCCTCAGCTACCGTATTGATTTGCTCTTCGGTAATACTGGTCTCAGGGGACTTCTCAAAGTCCTCAGGAGTAGATTTTCTTAATTCTTTCCATGCCTGCTCGAATGGAGAGAAATTATATGGAAGTGGCTTTTCCTTGACCATATTCAATCTGTCCTGAAGCAACTGGCGGAATTCCTTATCCATTTGCTTGGCCAGCTTCGCATCCACATCCCCTCTTTCCAATAATTCCTTATTATAAATCTCCCTAGGGTTAGGGTGCTTGGAAATCAAATTATAAAGATCTGGCTGGGTAAACTTTGGTTCATCAGATTCATTATGGCCATGTCTTCTATAACACACCATATCAATGAAGATATCCTGATTGTATTTTTGTCTGAATTCAGCCGCCAATTTAGCCGCAAATACCACCGCCTCTGGATCATCACCATTTACGTGAATCACTGGCGCATCAATTATTTTGGCAACATCAGTACAGTAAATAGAACTTCTGGCATCATCAAAATCAGTAGTAAAACCTACTTGGTTATTGATTACAAAATGAATGGTACCACCAGTATTATAACCTTTAAGGTTGGCCATTTGGGTCACTTCATAAACAATCCCCTGACCTGCTACTGCTGCATCACCATGTATCAGGATAGGAATCACCTTATCCTTATTACCTTCATATTGGTGATCAATCTTAGCTCTGACAAAACCTTCCACAACCGGATTTACAGCCTCCAAGTGAGAAGGATTAGGCGCCAACTTAAGGTTCATTTTCTTATTGGAAGGAGTCATGATCTCACTCGAAAACCCCATATGGTATTTCACATCTCCATCCCCCATGGTAAGATCCGGCTTGGCCGTACCTTCAAATTCGGAGAATATCTGCTCATAGGTCTTGCCCATGATATTGGCCAAAACGTTTAATCGTCCCCTATGGGCCATACCTATCATTACTTCTTCTGCTCCCAGATCAGCCGCTTTGTTGATCACCGCATCCAAGAATGGAATGGTGCTTTCACCTCCTTCAAG is from Echinicola marina and encodes:
- the lpdA gene encoding dihydrolipoyl dehydrogenase, which gives rise to MKYDLIVIGSGPGGYVAAIRGAQLGMKTAIIEKYPTLGGTCLNVGCIPSKALLDSSEHYHNAAHTFKTHGIDLKDLKVNLGQMIARKDDVVKQNVDGIQYLMKKNKIDVHQGVGSFVDKNTIKVTKDDGKSEEITGKNIIIATGSKPASLPFIEIDKKRIITSTEALKMKEIPKHLIVIGGGVIGMELGSVYARMGAKVSVVEYMDSLIPSMDKTMGKELQKSLKKIGFEFYLKHKVTEVKNSGKEVTVKAEDKKGETVEVKGDYVLVSIGRRPYTDGLNAEAAGVKINERGQVEVDEHLKTNVDNIYAIGDVVKGAMLAHKAEEEGVLVVEQLAGQKPHINYNLIPGVVYTWPEVAAVGYTEEQLKEKGIKYKAGKFPFMASGRARASMDTDGLVKVLADANTDEILGVHMIGPRTADMIAEAVVAMEYRASAEDIARMSHAHPTYTEAFKEACLAATENRALHV
- a CDS encoding four helix bundle protein — encoded protein: MHRYKKLQVWKKSIDLAVDIYSVTENLPTQEKYGLISQINKAAVSIASNIAEGAGRNTKGEFDQFLGYSLGSAFELDTQLIISSRLQYIDDRRFMKISEDLEAIHNMIYGLKQSLKR
- the odhB gene encoding 2-oxoglutarate dehydrogenase complex dihydrolipoyllysine-residue succinyltransferase, yielding MSLEIKVPAVGESITEVTIGQWFKNSGEYVEMDEVICELESDKATFELTAEQAGVLTTKAEEGDTLEIGEVICEIDTNASAGDAAPASAESPAKESPAATSASGSASGKTGEIKEMVVPTVGESITEVTLASWLKEDGDFVELDEIIAEVDSDKATFELPAEAQGILRHVAAEGDTLEIGGLICKIEVVEGEAPSEASASSSEAPASSGDATYATGHASPAAAKILAEKGIDPKDVKGTGKDGRVTKEDAEKAQKSAPKPAAPQKPKAEAKEAAPETPKVAGERNVRREKMTSLRKTISKRLVAAKNETAMLTTFNEVNMKPIMDLRKQYKEMFKEKHNVNLGFMSFFTKAVCVALQEWPAVNAQIDGNEILYNDFCDVSIAVSAPKGLVVPVIRNAEQLSFDQIEKEVVRLATKARDGKLTIEEMTGGTFTITNGGIFGSMMSTPIINQPQSAILGMHNIVERPMAVNGEVKILPMMYIALSYDHRIIDGRESVSFLVRVKQLLEDPARLLLGV
- a CDS encoding 2-oxoglutarate dehydrogenase E1 component, translating into MDKFSYISNAHVAYIDELYEDYKKDPESIEPSWKTFFDGFDFAITKFGEDENGGAVASSPSAKAASGSLATRGTIMDMEQLPKEIKVRALIHAYRSRAHLRSKTNPVRERRDRKALIDLEDFGLGQADLNTEFQAGNEIGIGNAKLSKIIESLKTIYEGAMGFEYLYIRNPEMLDWLKQKIEKEALSFNPPSEEKKRILSKLNEAVVFENFLHTKYLGQKRFSLEGGESTIPFLDAVINKAADLGAEEVMIGMAHRGRLNVLANIMGKTYEQIFSEFEGTAKPDLTMGDGDVKYHMGFSSEIMTPSNKKMNLKLAPNPSHLEAVNPVVEGFVRAKIDHQYEGNKDKVIPILIHGDAAVAGQGIVYEVTQMANLKGYNTGGTIHFVINNQVGFTTDFDDARSSIYCTDVAKIIDAPVIHVNGDDPEAVVFAAKLAAEFRQKYNQDIFIDMVCYRRHGHNESDEPKFTQPDLYNLISKHPNPREIYNKELLERGDVDAKLAKQMDKEFRQLLQDRLNMVKEKPLPYNFSPFEQAWKELRKSTPEDFEKSPETSITEEQINTVAEALTTLPKGFKPIKQIEAQMKQRKDMFFNSKSLNWAAAELLAYGSLLLEGKTVRLTGQDCRRGTFSHRHAVLHDATTNKSFNSLKEMKENKGQFHIYNSLLSEYAVLGFEYGYAMANPDSLTIWEAQFGDFANGAQTMIDQFISSGESKWQKMNGIVMLLPHGYEGQGPEHSNARPERFLQLSAEYNMVVANITEPSNFFHLLRRQLAWEFRKPCVVMSPKSLLRNPKVVSPVEEFVNGGFREVLTDTTVNAKDVTRVVLCSGKIYYDLIDAREKEKVKDVAIVRVEQLHPLPKNQILDAVKSFSKQKEVVWVQEEPENMGYWTYMMRALFRDFPMDVIARKASASPATGYHKVHVEEQNTIVNKALRIK